Proteins from a genomic interval of bacterium:
- a CDS encoding DUF4861 domain-containing protein: protein MVLCLIPPEVQLFGAAALCMGLITIVGAVFSGFSQELDDPPVQFGRKIKLHISNSLDISRHQEPVIIPVQSILKKAPDFNRKFFRVKHPATRFEPLDIPSQIRSVPGTVVGGEELVFQVDLDPHERKTVELQYNPEGNDLPDYPIRTRSFESWYRDGSNSAWENEIIAYRYYYGMVDYFGKSYPVLSLDGLRSDSYHHERLWGQDPYAVGKTPGLGGISLVRGDNIVKCYGYPDDAPSNTYEYRAFGGGPVCAGVVLRTVDKTTGDFLIEAATSLYHGRYENHVTAAPSTAHSDKGWFVAPGMKKFDDEHVTVDEDGGFMFAWGIPVGEYGTIGTAFIWNPLQSGGIHETTDARLVKLEPSDNGTVSYCTLAVWYRASAEQPADQDAFSAMVGNLAFGFSKPVMVEIDV, encoded by the coding sequence ATGGTTTTATGTCTGATACCGCCTGAAGTTCAACTTTTCGGGGCAGCGGCATTGTGTATGGGGCTGATCACAATTGTGGGGGCAGTTTTTTCCGGCTTTTCACAGGAGCTCGATGATCCGCCGGTACAATTCGGAAGGAAAATCAAGCTCCATATTTCAAATTCTCTGGATATATCCCGCCATCAGGAGCCGGTCATAATTCCCGTGCAGTCGATTTTAAAAAAAGCGCCCGATTTCAACCGAAAATTTTTCAGGGTCAAACATCCGGCGACACGGTTTGAGCCGCTCGATATACCGTCGCAGATACGTTCGGTGCCCGGAACGGTTGTCGGCGGTGAAGAACTCGTTTTTCAGGTCGATCTCGATCCCCATGAACGAAAAACGGTAGAACTTCAGTATAATCCGGAAGGAAATGATCTCCCCGATTATCCGATCAGAACCCGGTCGTTCGAATCATGGTATCGTGACGGCTCGAACAGCGCATGGGAAAACGAGATCATTGCTTACCGTTATTATTACGGTATGGTCGATTATTTCGGTAAGAGCTACCCGGTTCTCAGTCTGGACGGGCTCAGGTCGGATTCCTATCATCATGAGCGGCTCTGGGGACAGGACCCGTATGCGGTTGGCAAGACCCCGGGACTTGGCGGCATCTCGCTTGTCAGGGGTGACAATATTGTAAAATGCTACGGGTATCCCGATGATGCGCCGTCCAATACGTATGAGTACAGGGCGTTTGGGGGAGGCCCGGTTTGTGCTGGAGTTGTGCTTCGGACCGTAGATAAAACAACCGGTGATTTTCTGATTGAGGCGGCTACTTCCCTGTATCATGGACGATATGAGAACCATGTCACTGCCGCTCCCTCAACGGCTCATTCAGATAAAGGATGGTTTGTCGCGCCGGGGATGAAGAAGTTCGATGACGAGCATGTGACGGTCGATGAGGACGGCGGTTTCATGTTCGCATGGGGAATACCGGTCGGGGAGTACGGCACCATCGGAACGGCGTTCATCTGGAATCCTCTGCAATCTGGAGGTATTCATGAGACAACTGATGCCCGGCTCGTAAAACTGGAGCCTTCGGACAACGGAACCGTATCGTATTGTACGTTGGCCGTATGGTACCGGGCGAGCGCGGAACAGCCTGCGGATCAGGATGCATTTTCCGCCATGGTTGGCAATCTGGCGTTCGGATTCAGCAAACCGGTGATGGTTGAAATTGATGTCTGA